A genomic stretch from Bosea sp. F3-2 includes:
- a CDS encoding MFS transporter — MPNPYREIFRVPGALAFSSAGFVARLPASMVGLGIVTMLSERRGEYAIAGAVAATFALASALITPQVSRLVDRYGQRRVLMPATAGAALALSGLMISTWAGAPNWLLFVFALLAGPMPSIGAMVRARWTEFYRDTPQLRTAFAFESVVDEVIFIIGPIVAIGLSVSLFPEAGPFAAMIFLVVGVPLLCAQRRTEPPVRARSAGIEASVIRLGGVQIVVLAMIAVGAIFGTAEITAVAFAEAQGQKAMASVVLAIYAAGSLIVGLVFGALRLRVSLATQFVAAIALAAATTLPLLAVTGLASLALVFFMAGAAVSPTIIIAMGLIERLVPPRQLTEGMTWGITGIGIGMAFGASAAGALIDAFGARSGFRISVAAGAIALLVTLVGYSRLLGERKAVVVCEPA, encoded by the coding sequence TCGCGAGATCTTTCGCGTGCCCGGCGCGCTCGCTTTTTCGTCCGCCGGCTTCGTCGCGCGCCTGCCGGCCTCGATGGTTGGCCTCGGCATCGTCACGATGCTGTCGGAGCGACGCGGCGAATACGCCATTGCCGGCGCCGTCGCCGCGACCTTCGCGCTCGCCAGCGCGCTGATCACGCCGCAGGTCTCGCGTCTGGTCGACCGCTACGGCCAGCGCCGCGTGCTGATGCCGGCAACGGCTGGAGCAGCGCTTGCACTGAGCGGCCTGATGATCTCGACCTGGGCGGGCGCGCCGAACTGGCTACTCTTCGTCTTCGCGCTGCTCGCCGGCCCGATGCCCAGCATCGGCGCGATGGTCAGGGCGCGCTGGACCGAATTCTATCGCGACACGCCGCAGCTGCGCACCGCCTTCGCCTTCGAATCGGTGGTGGACGAGGTCATCTTCATCATCGGGCCGATCGTGGCGATCGGGTTGAGCGTCAGCCTGTTTCCCGAAGCCGGACCGTTCGCCGCCATGATCTTTCTGGTGGTCGGCGTGCCGCTGCTCTGCGCCCAGCGGCGCACCGAGCCGCCGGTTCGCGCCCGTTCCGCCGGCATCGAGGCCTCGGTCATCCGGCTCGGCGGCGTGCAAATCGTCGTGCTCGCGATGATCGCGGTCGGCGCGATCTTCGGCACGGCCGAGATCACAGCGGTCGCCTTCGCCGAGGCGCAGGGCCAGAAGGCGATGGCGAGCGTGGTGCTGGCGATCTATGCGGCGGGCTCGCTGATCGTCGGTCTCGTCTTCGGGGCGCTCAGGCTGAGGGTGTCGCTCGCCACGCAATTCGTCGCGGCAATCGCGCTTGCGGCGGCGACGACGCTACCGCTGCTGGCCGTGACCGGCCTTGCCTCGCTGGCGCTGGTCTTCTTCATGGCGGGCGCGGCCGTCTCACCGACGATCATCATCGCCATGGGGCTGATCGAGCGCCTGGTGCCGCCGCGCCAGCTCACCGAGGGCATGACCTGGGGCATCACCGGCATCGGCATCGGCATGGCCTTCGGCGCCTCGGCCGCCGGCGCCCTGATCGATGCTTTCGGGGCGCGCAGCGGCTTCCGGATCTCGGTCGCTGCTGGCGCCATCGCGCTGCTCGTCACGCTCGTCGGCTACAGCCGGCTGCTGGGCGAGCGGAAAGCCGTGGTGGTCTGCGAGCCGGCCTGA
- the rpmI gene encoding 50S ribosomal protein L35, whose protein sequence is MPKIKTKSAAKKRFKITGTGKVLYAQAGKRHGMIKRTNKQIRNHRGTTTLFEGDAANVKKFFLPNG, encoded by the coding sequence ATGCCCAAGATCAAGACTAAATCGGCCGCCAAGAAGCGGTTCAAGATCACCGGTACCGGCAAGGTGCTCTACGCCCAGGCCGGCAAGCGTCACGGGATGATCAAGCGGACCAACAAGCAGATCCGCAATCACCGCGGCACCACGACCCTCTTCGAGGGCGATGCTGCCAACGTGAAGAAGTTCTTCCTCCCCAACGGCTGA
- a CDS encoding amino acid ABC transporter substrate-binding protein, with the protein MKKLLLSLAAGLALTAAASAPALAQSNLDKIKARGNIICGTSEGVPGFSLQDKNGVWRGFDTDVCRALAAAIFNDQDKASYLSLSSKNRLVALQSGEIDVLARTTTWSLGRDIGQGVSFTAINYYDGQGFIVRKKLGVNTVKDLNGASVCVAQGTTTELNLADYGRTHGIKFETVAFATLEDTVQAYEAGRCDAYTTDLSALAGTRGRLKDPEEHLLLQEVISKEPLGPWVRKNDPAWFDLVRWTVIATINAEELGVTQANVEELAKTSQNPEVRRMLGAEGKFGEGLGLTNDWVVRIIKAVGNYGESFDRHFGPKTSNPLPRGVNKLWTQGGLQYGPPIR; encoded by the coding sequence GTGAAGAAGCTTCTGCTTAGCCTCGCCGCAGGCCTCGCCCTGACGGCTGCCGCCTCGGCGCCAGCGCTTGCCCAATCGAACCTCGACAAGATCAAGGCCCGCGGCAATATCATCTGTGGCACCAGCGAAGGCGTGCCGGGCTTCTCTTTGCAGGACAAGAATGGCGTCTGGCGCGGCTTCGACACCGATGTCTGCCGCGCCCTGGCCGCCGCGATCTTCAACGACCAGGACAAGGCGAGCTATCTCTCGCTGTCGAGCAAGAACCGCCTCGTCGCGCTGCAGTCCGGCGAGATCGACGTGCTCGCCCGCACCACGACCTGGTCGCTCGGCCGCGACATTGGCCAGGGCGTCAGCTTCACCGCCATCAACTACTATGACGGCCAGGGCTTCATCGTCCGCAAGAAGCTCGGCGTGAACACGGTGAAGGACCTCAACGGCGCCTCGGTCTGCGTCGCCCAGGGCACGACCACCGAACTCAACCTCGCCGATTACGGCCGCACCCACGGCATCAAGTTCGAGACCGTCGCCTTCGCGACGCTGGAGGATACGGTGCAGGCCTATGAGGCCGGCCGCTGCGACGCCTACACCACCGACCTCTCCGCGCTCGCCGGCACGCGCGGCCGGCTGAAGGATCCCGAGGAGCACCTGCTGCTGCAGGAGGTCATCTCCAAGGAGCCGCTCGGCCCCTGGGTCCGCAAGAACGATCCGGCCTGGTTCGACCTCGTGCGCTGGACCGTGATCGCGACGATCAATGCCGAGGAGCTCGGCGTGACCCAGGCCAATGTCGAGGAACTGGCAAAGACCTCGCAGAACCCGGAAGTCCGCCGCATGCTCGGCGCCGAGGGCAAGTTCGGCGAGGGTCTCGGCCTGACCAACGACTGGGTGGTGCGCATCATCAAGGCCGTCGGCAATTACGGCGAGAGCTTCGACCGCCATTTCGGTCCGAAGACCAGCAACCCGCTGCCGCGCGGCGTCAACAAGCTGTGGACGCAGGGCGGCCTGCAATACGGCCCGCCGATCCGCTGA